The window ACGGCTGTACCCGGCCATGCCCTACCCGTCCTACGCCAAGCTCAGCGATGACGATGTAAAGGCGCTGTATGCCTTTTTCATGCAAGGCGTGCAGCCGGTGCAACAGGCCAACCTGGCCAGCGACATTCCCTGGCCGCTGAACCTGCGTTGGCCCATCGCCTTGTGGAACGGCCTGTTCGCCGCCACCACGCCCTACACCAACCAGGCCGGGCAGGATGCCCAGTGGAACCGCGGCGCCTACATCGTCCAGGGCCCTGGCCACTGTGGCAGCTGCCATACGCCGCGTGGCCTGGCCTTCAACGAAAAGGCCCTGGATGACAGCGGCAAGCCGTTCCTCGCTGGTGCCCTGCTCGATGGCTGGTATGCACCGAGCCTGCGTGCCGACCCCAACACCGGGCTGGGGCGCTGGAGCGAAGCCGAGATCGCGCAGTTCCTCAAGACCGGGCGCAACCGGCATGCGGTGGTATTCGGCTCGATGACCGAGGCATTCAACAACTCCACGCAGTTCATGAGTGACGACGACCTGGCCGCCATCGCCCGCTACCTGAAGTCGCTGCCCGGCGACCCGCAACGCGACGGTGCGCCGTGGCAATACCAGGCCGAAACGACGGCGGCGCGGCTCGACAGCCCTGGGGCGCATACCTATGTAACCCGCTGTGCGTCGTGCCACGGCATGGACGGCAAGGGCCAGGCCGAATGGATGCCGCCTTTGGCCGGCGCTACTTCGGCACTGGCCAAGGAAGACGCCTCGGCGATCAACATCACCCTCAATGGTTCGCAGCGGGTGGTGACGGCCGGGTTGCCCGATGCCTATCGCATGCCGGCCTTCCGTGAGCAACTGAGTGACCAGGAAATTGCTGATGTGCTGGGTTTCGTGCGCAGTGCCTGGGGGAACAATGGTGGCGCGGTGAATGCGCAGGCGGTGAGCAAGTTGCGTGGGCATACCGACCCGGCCAGCAGTAGCCCGATCATTTTGCACATGCGCTGAATTTTGGTGGCTGTACCGGAGTCCCCATGGAAAGCATCGACCTGCTGGTCCTTCGCACCACCCGAGACTGGCTCGCCGCCGGCCATCGCACCCTGCTCGCCACGGTCGCCCGCACCTGGGGTTCCTCCCCCCGCCCGGTGGGCTCGATGATGGCCCTGCGCAGCGACGGCCGTGTGGTTGGCAGTGTCTCTGGCGGCTGCATCGAGGACGACCTCATTCACCGCTACACCAGTGCCTACGCCGGCCCCGGCATGCCCAGCGGCCTGCCCCAGGTGGTGCGCTATGGTGTCAGTGCCGACGAGGCCCACCGCTTCGGCCTGCCCTGTGGCGGCACCCTCGAACTGGTGCTGGAATTCGCCCCGTCGCTGCCACACCTCGAACAATTGCTCGCCGGCCTCGACGGCGGCAGCCTGGTACGGCGTGGGCTCGACCTGCGCAGCGGCAAAGCCAGCCTCAGCGCCACCACCACGCCCGAGCTGTTCAGCTTCGATGGCCAGCACATGCTCAGCACCCTCGGCCCCGGCTACCGCCTGCTGTTGATCGGTGCCGGCGCGCTGGCCGAATACCTGGCGACCATGGCCCTGTTCAATGGCTTCAGCGTTTCACTGTGCGACCCGCGCCCCGAGTACACGGCAGGCTGGAACGTTGCCGGCGTCAACCACCTTGCCGGCATGCCGGACGACGTCGTCCGCGCCTTTGCCCCGGACCTGCGCAGCGCCATCGTCGCTGTCAGCCACGACCCCAAGCTGGACGACCTGGCACTGCTCGAAGCGCTGCACAGCCCGGCGTTCTATATCGGTGCCATCGGCTCACGGCGCAACAGCCAGCTGCGCCGCGAGCGCCTGATCGAACACTTTGGCGAAAGCGAAGCGTCGTTGCGGCGCCTGCACGGCCCTATCGGCATTTATATCGGTAGCAAGACCCCGGCCGAGATTGCCGTCAGCGTCATGGCCGAGATCCTCGCGGCGAAGAACGATGTCACCCTGCCCGGCGCAGTCAGCGTGACCCGGGCCAAGGAAGCCGAGCAACTGGCCCGGTCCCTGTAGGAGCGGCCTTGTGTCGCGATGGGGCGCGAAGCGGCCCCGGCGATATCTGCGGCGAAGCTGAAAACAGGGGCCGCTGCGCGCCCCATCGCGACACAAGGCCGCTCCTACAAGGGACCGCATACCAGGCTGCTATTGCCAACGCTCCAGGTTTTGCTGCAGCAGTTGCTCCGGCAATGCCCCGGCAACGATCTTTTCCATCTCCCTTGTCAGTGCCTCACGCAGCTTCGGCTGATTGCAGGGCGAGTCATGCGAAAGCGCCAGGTACAGCCCTTCGCTGGATACCGGTGGCTCCAGCACCTGTAAATTGTCGGCAATCCCCAAGGTGCGTGCCAGCGCCAAGCCGGGATACTGCTCGTACACCACGTAATCGC of the Pseudomonas asiatica genome contains:
- a CDS encoding c-type cytochrome yields the protein MTHRFARTAGWLALPCLVAAGLLAWYVTREPASPFADAQATTADPALVSRGEYVARLSDCVACHSLADGKPFAGGLEMATPLGAIHATNITPDRDTGIGGYSLADFDRAVRHGVAPGGRRLYPAMPYPSYAKLSDDDVKALYAFFMQGVQPVQQANLASDIPWPLNLRWPIALWNGLFAATTPYTNQAGQDAQWNRGAYIVQGPGHCGSCHTPRGLAFNEKALDDSGKPFLAGALLDGWYAPSLRADPNTGLGRWSEAEIAQFLKTGRNRHAVVFGSMTEAFNNSTQFMSDDDLAAIARYLKSLPGDPQRDGAPWQYQAETTAARLDSPGAHTYVTRCASCHGMDGKGQAEWMPPLAGATSALAKEDASAINITLNGSQRVVTAGLPDAYRMPAFREQLSDQEIADVLGFVRSAWGNNGGAVNAQAVSKLRGHTDPASSSPIILHMR
- a CDS encoding XdhC family protein translates to MESIDLLVLRTTRDWLAAGHRTLLATVARTWGSSPRPVGSMMALRSDGRVVGSVSGGCIEDDLIHRYTSAYAGPGMPSGLPQVVRYGVSADEAHRFGLPCGGTLELVLEFAPSLPHLEQLLAGLDGGSLVRRGLDLRSGKASLSATTTPELFSFDGQHMLSTLGPGYRLLLIGAGALAEYLATMALFNGFSVSLCDPRPEYTAGWNVAGVNHLAGMPDDVVRAFAPDLRSAIVAVSHDPKLDDLALLEALHSPAFYIGAIGSRRNSQLRRERLIEHFGESEASLRRLHGPIGIYIGSKTPAEIAVSVMAEILAAKNDVTLPGAVSVTRAKEAEQLARSL